The following proteins come from a genomic window of Chitinivibrionales bacterium:
- a CDS encoding tetratricopeptide repeat protein, whose protein sequence is MHAFKYLLFITTDVIVSFSGRCSVAYPHFFSRCISFKRSILTLFIFVFLSKPILSANESESVFNLAERFYRDSFYNAALEQYQKYLDIKKRAPENDPGAYFKIAYCQYKMDNASQAATSFEKFIELFPRNDKIMEAMFLAGVTRKATGDYKQASDWFYGVWSRFVGSAKAQEALYEAARCAEKDKNTDRAIELYDVYFRRFPRNKISGNVALSLAGLLIENKEYSRAKKVLSKAEKRTSPDKTFPARLSYYKAILARNMQKNDKAAGYFAEMYEKHEGFFPEFEEAYKVYLTFLNNRKAYKASLPVYKRLASFYEKKNIDLSTGFLLSWAENSRKAKEYTTAEELYRKILLAAPSHSLKVTINYRIAECQAGRNDITQAIATLQNLAIIDSAGEYGTMAWLKAGDLYYGRELYPSAIMAYRKYLQAPGAPNKDKVLYRIAKTYEEKYQRYGAALREFENLLKLYPSSHYSHRATFSLARCHAELKDYKAAIRHYEYLLESGAEKDLIDEAEKHIRYLKVFKITDPDAAMQALTELMEVPAESLPQWKRLHRTAAIYALHLKQYDKALDIYDKLSAANPAPPASALPEITFHRASVYRNLFEKSDYDNDQAAADYAKEKAETLYKEILERFGSSPYADDAAFQIMMLGKPDISSCEQFLSTYPESKYQAEVLLTLARHYD, encoded by the coding sequence TTGCACGCTTTTAAGTATTTATTATTTATTACTACAGATGTAATAGTTTCTTTTTCAGGAAGGTGCAGTGTGGCATATCCTCATTTTTTCTCTCGATGTATCTCATTTAAACGAAGTATACTTACGTTATTCATCTTTGTATTTCTCAGTAAACCAATCTTATCCGCAAACGAAAGTGAATCGGTATTCAATCTTGCCGAACGTTTTTATCGAGACAGTTTTTACAACGCCGCTCTTGAACAGTATCAGAAATATCTCGATATTAAAAAACGGGCGCCCGAGAATGATCCTGGAGCCTATTTCAAGATCGCCTACTGCCAGTACAAAATGGATAATGCCTCCCAGGCTGCCACCTCCTTTGAAAAGTTCATCGAATTGTTTCCCCGTAACGACAAAATCATGGAAGCCATGTTTTTAGCCGGCGTTACCCGCAAAGCTACGGGAGATTATAAACAGGCATCCGACTGGTTTTATGGCGTCTGGAGTCGATTTGTGGGAAGTGCCAAGGCACAGGAGGCGTTGTATGAAGCTGCCCGTTGTGCTGAAAAAGATAAAAATACCGACCGGGCAATTGAGCTTTACGATGTCTATTTCCGTCGTTTCCCAAGAAATAAAATCTCCGGCAATGTTGCGCTCTCCCTGGCCGGCCTGCTTATCGAAAATAAAGAGTATTCCAGGGCAAAAAAGGTCTTGTCAAAAGCGGAAAAACGCACTTCGCCCGACAAAACCTTTCCAGCCCGACTTAGCTACTATAAAGCGATCCTAGCCCGGAATATGCAAAAAAATGATAAAGCAGCCGGATATTTCGCCGAAATGTACGAAAAACATGAGGGTTTTTTTCCCGAATTTGAAGAAGCCTATAAGGTTTATCTTACCTTTCTCAATAACCGGAAAGCGTACAAAGCAAGTCTTCCGGTTTACAAGAGGCTTGCGTCTTTCTATGAAAAGAAAAACATTGATCTCTCAACAGGATTCCTTCTTTCATGGGCCGAAAATTCTCGAAAAGCCAAAGAATATACCACGGCTGAGGAACTCTATCGGAAAATTCTTCTGGCCGCTCCTTCTCATTCGCTCAAAGTAACAATCAACTATCGGATTGCTGAGTGCCAGGCCGGACGAAATGATATCACTCAGGCCATTGCCACTCTGCAGAATCTTGCAATTATCGATTCGGCGGGTGAATATGGAACGATGGCATGGCTCAAAGCCGGAGATCTCTATTACGGCCGGGAACTGTATCCCAGTGCGATCATGGCCTACCGCAAATACCTTCAGGCGCCGGGTGCTCCGAATAAGGATAAAGTCCTTTATCGGATCGCCAAAACCTATGAAGAAAAATATCAGCGGTATGGCGCAGCGCTGCGGGAGTTCGAAAATCTCCTCAAACTCTATCCATCGAGTCATTACAGCCATCGAGCGACCTTTTCCCTGGCCCGGTGTCATGCAGAACTGAAAGATTACAAGGCAGCAATTCGTCATTACGAATACCTCCTGGAATCGGGAGCCGAAAAAGACCTTATCGATGAAGCCGAAAAACATATCAGGTATCTGAAGGTATTCAAAATTACCGATCCCGATGCTGCAATGCAGGCGCTTACCGAGTTGATGGAAGTGCCGGCCGAGAGTCTTCCTCAATGGAAAAGGCTTCACCGAACAGCAGCCATCTATGCTCTTCACCTTAAACAATATGACAAGGCGCTCGATATCTACGACAAGCTTTCTGCAGCAAATCCTGCTCCCCCGGCTTCCGCTCTACCCGAAATCACTTTCCATAGGGCATCCGTTTACAGGAATCTTTTTGAAAAATCGGATTATGACAACGATCAGGCTGCTGCCGACTATGCA
- the acpS gene encoding holo-[acyl-carrier-protein] synthase, with protein MLQHKEDMKLTMKRYRNYRPCPRIKAVFPQMIKGLGVDIADSNRIAGMLEKYGDHFITKAFTTEEIRYCSTRADPPLHYAGRWAAKEAFYKALPESCQKLSTWKSVEIRAEDFRAPFIRICNDKLNETMKNSEIDRVHLSISHDRNLCIATVILE; from the coding sequence ATGTTGCAGCACAAGGAGGATATGAAGCTAACGATGAAGAGATATCGGAACTATCGTCCCTGTCCCCGGATCAAAGCAGTTTTTCCACAGATGATTAAAGGACTGGGTGTTGATATTGCAGACAGCAACCGTATTGCCGGGATGCTCGAAAAATACGGAGATCATTTTATCACGAAAGCTTTCACAACAGAAGAGATCAGATATTGCAGTACCAGGGCCGATCCCCCCCTTCATTATGCCGGACGGTGGGCTGCCAAAGAGGCTTTTTATAAGGCTCTTCCGGAATCATGTCAAAAGCTTTCGACCTGGAAAAGCGTGGAAATCAGGGCTGAAGATTTCCGTGCACCTTTTATAAGGATATGCAACGACAAACTTAATGAAACAATGAAAAATTCGGAAATTGATCGAGTCCATTTATCAATAAGTCACGATCGCAATCTCTGTATCGCTACTGTAATTCTGGAATAA